In the genome of Arachis hypogaea cultivar Tifrunner chromosome 9, arahy.Tifrunner.gnm2.J5K5, whole genome shotgun sequence, the window CCTAGAAGGACCACAACTACGCACTTTTAcatagaaaaatgaatttttaatgaCACGTTTATTCGGCCCTTTCATCCTTCTTGCTCGTTTTCTATGGAAAATCTTGTTTCCAGTTTGCTGCGCAGGACCAAACAAAAATGTGCAGCCAAGTTTGAGTGTGTTTTTAAGATTATCTGTTTGAACAAagcttttaaaaaatgaaaaattacttttaaatattttagattaATTGGATAAAgttcttaataaatttttaacttagaaaagaaTCAATTCatactttcttttgttttctgaagcaagtaaaaattgtttttaaagtaacttagaaaattttttgtaACTAAAGGAATATGCAAATGTTCTTGTTCATCATAGAAGTAATATAAAAAAGGAAATTTAGGCGATCACACTCTGAAAGATCATAATTCATAACCCCGCTTTTGTAATTATCTCTCTGGCTTAATGAATGGCATACTTTTCATGCTTCACATTATGCAAGAACGCTATCATATATCTCGTGCATTATTGAGACTGAAAACAACGTGTTGTGGCACCGCAATTCAAGTTCAATTCGATGCATAGGAGAATCAGCTCATGTCACACAACCGTATGATAATGTTAAAGCAAAGATTGGAAAATTTTGACGTATAGTGAACTTTAAGATTCACAAATCCAACCATCATAACAGGGAGTGCACGTTGCTGCATACGTTGTTTTTACTCGATTTCACGTGGCCCCTGTGGCAAAGTACAGCTGATTCGATGCTTTATTGTATTTTAGAATGCACTAATTACTAGTTagtgattaattaaaaattaactaacaGTACGAGGTTTAAATGTTATTACTTAGGTTTGCGTAACGCATCTAGTACTAGCTTATGATAACAATAGATTAATGTTAGTTAAATCTGAATAATTGTATAACAATTTAGCTACTGCTTAAGTGAAAATTAAATGCTGACATAAGTGGTTGATGCTGACTGGTTAATGCATGGTTTCTGAGTCATAATATGATTATTGAAGATTATCATGGACAACAAAATTGAAAGAAGAAGCACCGAAGCAGTTGTCAAAAGAGTTCATGGTCCCTACACCCTACTCCTTACCCGTTTTAATGTCAACGGAGTTCATGGGTCCTCAGTATTCCATAAAATGCTTGGGATACAATGAAGCATATAATTGGTCTCTATTCAATGTTCAAGATCAAAATAACGGCAGGGGTCAGGGAGTAGATACTAGAGAGGAGTGTGAATGTGTGATTCCCACTACTCTCCTCTACTCCATCCAACTTGCCTTGCCTTGCCTTGCAAACCCGAATTCCATAACGATAAGAGTCACTTCTCTTGTCAAACCATTTTATTCTTCTATCATTTCATGGATTGGTGGACTGCCAACACTTAAAAATTGAGTAGGCCACCAAATAATGGCCAGCCCACTAAGGGGCCCACTTCAAGCTCCCAACTTTAAAAATCCTATCTGCTTTCAGTTTTAGACGTTCTAACCCCACCAAAAAACTAAGAAGAATCGTTGCGTAATTATATAATAAGCGAACCCCGTTGACATATTCCGAGTGTGTGTAAAGCATTTGCAGATATTCGAACATATAGAATTTGCCAATTTGGAAAAGGAAGAATAAAACTCAATATTTATCTTTTCATAACAACCGTGTAATCAATAATAGATGTGAGAGAAAGTAGATCCTGTGGGCTGTGGCCCTCATCGCTGAAATTCCTTTCAACAATCTCTACCACAGTTGAAGATTGGACTTGCCATGCataaaacaagcatgaaacttcACACACGGAGAGAGACGAGAGCGAAAGCTTTCAGTTTGATTTTGGTTTTTCAGCCTTGCTTCCTTCGCAGATGGTGACTCAATGGGCTTTTAAGCCCACAAAATAACCATGGCCCATTTTGTAGACATTAAGGCCTCATTGTAAAGTTCAATGAAAATGCAATAGCACTCGGCACTCGATCCAATAAAAAGTCCTAAGTTGAATTAAAAAAGAGTGAACAACAAAGAGAAAATTAAAGGCAAAAAATGAAAGGTTAGTATGGAATTATGGATTCATTCAATGACCATAGGAAAGATGATAGATCAGGATTCAGGAGCAATTTTGCTTTCTTAATATGAATATGGGAGTATTGTGCAGGTGGAAACTCATGTGCAATCGATGGAGTTAATAACTgagctgttagatgaaaatttagtcaaatcaatcaagttatctaacggctctcaactatcaattttacgtaaagtcgactgcacctaaATTTTCACCATTGTACAGACTCTTCAAGACTTAAGCTAAAGAAACAGTTAATTACTTAATTTCATTCCAAATTTCgagcatattattattattattattaatttatattaaatttagtcCTATCCTGCATGGATTGGTAATGCCGTAATGGTTATCTGCTAGGCTTGACAGGTAGGACTACTCAATCCACTATACAAGGTAACCTCACAAGGCTTCTAGTTTATTGAGAAACGATTTTTATCCGTCACTTTTATTACtcatttttcatatttaaataagattttaatattattttaaatttataaatatcatCACATCGAAATCATGAGAGGATATCGACTATCGAGTTAACGAATTTTGATCAATCATGAATCAAATTTAAGCATTTAAGTAATACTTGAGTTAAATATATGAATCTATGGTAACTGGtaaataacaacaataattgGTTTGGCatttttttattggttaaaaTGTCTTTAAGTAATTGGATTTGTTCCGTAAAACTTGTAACTTGATCGCGTTATGGGTCCTAGTGGAAACGGATAACAGTGATGCTAGTGTGTCAGGCTTTCGCGACAGAAATATTGAATACGAAAACCGCCTGAAACTCGTGGGAAAAAGAAAAGTGTTAAGGGTGCGCATACCACCATCCGCCGCTACATAATTTGCAAATTTGACCGTCGCAATCAATATTTGACAATCATaccaacaaaacaaaaaacaagaaacACCAGAAGGAAGTAAGGAATCAAATCCAGAAGCAACGACgctcttctttctttgtttttttggaAATGGCAACCATTCAATCCGATATACTCTCTGCTTTCTGCAAAGCCTCTTCCACTTTCCGTTCCGTCCCACGCTCCATCGTCTTCTGCCGCCTCATATCTTCGCCGCACAGGCCGTCCTTCCGCCTCAGGGCTTTTACCAACGGCGGCGGCGGTGAATCATCTTCTCCTGCCGCCGTGAAGCTTCCTGAGAAGCCTTCCATTTGCACCGCCGACGAGCTTCACTATGTGTCCGTGTCCAATTCCGATTGGAGGCTGGCACTGTGGCGGTACCACCCTTCTCCTCAGGTACGTCACTCGATGCCTCTTAAATCGAGCTATGAATATATGATTTCATTTCCGGGGGaatgaaattgaattttgatgcaggCACCTCGAAGGAATCACCCTCTGTTACTGTTGTCGGGAGTTGGCACTAACGCCATTGGATATGACCTTTCTCCTGGGGTACTTTCCTCTTATCATTtgtttatttatacatatttttcttatattctaatttaatcttaaattttCTAGTTTTCCTCCTCTTTTTATGTGTATGCATTACTACTATGCTTGTAGTCATTGTTGTGTGATCTTCTTGTGCTGGTAAACTTGCCAAGTGCTAAATTGTGGAGGTTAGTTAGAATTAGAATTTTGGAACCTTGATTGATTTTTGATGTCCGTAATTTGTTGATTGGATGATTGACGCGTGTGGTGGATCAAATCAATCACATCTCTGAGTTCATGTTATGAGTATGACCCTAAGCATTAGAATGAGATCCTACAGCATCATAACAATGTTTATGTTTGTAGGAACAGGAAGTTTGGTAGCAAAATTCTGGATGCATCTTCCATATTTCTCTGGTTGAAGTTGCATTTTCCCCTTCATATTACTATGTTTCAGTTATTAAATTAACATACTTTTGAGTTTTGAGTAATCAATGTTGTTGTCTGCCTAATGGTAGGTTGTCACTTGAATTTTCTTTgctatatatatgtattctttCAGGTTTATGTATGCATGTACTATGTTGGAGTCCCCCCACTAACACATGATATATACTGCAGTCATCATTTGCACGCTACATGTCTGGTCAGGGTTTTGAAACCTGGATCCTTGAATTACGAGGAGCTGGTTTGAGTGTCAATGGTTCAAATTCCAAAGATATTCAAAAGTCTTCCCAAGCAATATCTGACAGGATGGAAGCTACTTCAGAAAGTGCATCTAACTCGAATGGAGTTGTGGCCTCAGAAAAAGAGTTGAATAACATTTTAGATGCAATATCTGACAAGATGGAATCTGCTTCGAAGAGTGCGTCGAAGTCAAATGGTGCTGTGGCTTCAGAAAAAGAATTGAATAACAATTCAGAAGCAATATCTGAATCTGACACTTCTTCCTCCCTGGAAGTAGAAACTGGCAATGGTGCAGTCAGTGAAGAACTTACTAGGTTAGCTACTGTTTGGGATGAATCAAAATTGGTTGCAAGGTTGACAGAGACTTTTATGCGTTTGTCTGAAAGAGTATCTGGGTTTCTTAGTGATAACCAATCTAAGATAATGTCTACCAAATTACTTGATCAAATATCAAAACTTTTGGTTGATTCTCCATTATATGAACGATTCAATGAGATAAGAGGAAAGCTTTCAGCTTTGTTGGAAACAGGGCAAAACTCTGGTATTACTAATCAAATAACTGATCTGAGTCAAAAGCTAGTAAAAATTATTGAGGAAAGCCAGCTCTCTGTTTCTCCTCCGTTATTTGATCTACAAGCACGCTTCACTTCTACCATAGAAGATTTTCAAAGGCAACTTGATTTGATGGTGAAGTATGATTGGGACTTCGATCATTACTTGGAAGAAGATGTTCCTGCTGCGGTGAGGTGACTTCTTATCATGCTTGAAAGCTGTATATTGATCGCTCATGTTTATTGTGTTGACAATTATTAACAATTATATCTTTGCAATCACTTTCTTCTGCCTAGTATTTGCAAGGAACTTTCTCTGGCTGTACATCcttatgtgatttttttttaaaccaaTACAGATAGAATACATAATGAATGAAAGCAAGCCAAAAGATGGTAAATTGCTTGCAATTGGACACTCCATGGGTGGTATCTTGCTGTACTCGATGCTGTCACGGTTTGGTAAGTTGTCTGGTCTTTGGTAGTACGAATTGAGCATTAACTTTTACCTTTTCTTTATTAACATATTCTTTGTTTATGTATGGCTGTCAAGTTATCTGTATCCCAATGCTGGGTTGATTGGGAATACTTTCATTCAGTTTCTGATTAGATATCAAATTGGTTATTAGCATGTTTTATCATTTCATTCTAGCTTGTGAAGAAAAAGAATCCAGATTAGCTGCAGTGGTTACACTAGCATCATCTTTAGACTACACATCATCCAAATCAACTCTAAAGTTGCTCTTACCCCTTGTAAGTGGATGGTTTTGCTGTTTCTGTTTATCTCTGTACATAGATGTACTGGTTAACTTTGCATAATTACTGATATAGTACTGAATTTGGTCACTTATCAAACAGGCAGATCCTGCACAGGCTCTGAATGTCCCTGTTGTTCCCTTGGGAGCAATGTTGGCTGCAGCTTATCCTCTTTCATCTCGTCCACCATATGTGTTATCATGGTTAAATACTTTGATTTCTGCTGAGGACATGATGGATGCAGATTTGTTAAAAAGGCTGGTCTTAAATAACTTCTGTAAGTGCTCCTACTCGTCTACCAAATAGCCTAATTTGTTAGGAGGGTCGGTTATTGAGATGGTATTAAAGGCTCTGATTTTAAAGTTCAACCCTTGTTGCTATATTTTCcataattaagttgaattttACTGCATGGTAAAATGGGCTAGCGCTCCATGTGGTTTCATATTTGGCTTGTAATGCCATGAACTGCTATATGTTCTTTGTGGATGTAGTTGCTTTTGCTCCTATATGCAAGTTGGATATATAGATCAGAACCTTATTGGTCTGGAATAGGTTTGGTACATGTTGTATACAAAAAGGGTGTATTCTTTAGTTAAGGAAAATAGGAAATTATTATTGACTTGTCAATAGACCAATGTAACTGACTGTTGTATGATATAATTGCAACTGGTAGGTACTATACCAGCAAAACTTATCTTGCAACTCACAACAGCATTTAGAGAGCGTGGGTTATGTAACAGGAATGGGACCTTTTTCTACAAGGATCATATACACAAAAGCAATGTCCCTATCTTAGCTATTGCTGGAGACCGAGATATGATTTGTCCACCTGAAGCTGTGGAAGGTAAACATTATATTTATAAATGCCTATTTATTTGCCCCAAGTTTAAACAAGTGAAGGTacttcttttgtttgtttgttttgttttttttttttaatttttttatttttaattgttagaAACTGTTAAGCTGATTCCTGATCACCTGGTTACCTATAAACTTTTTGGCGAGCCTGAAGGTCCACATTATGCTCATTATGACTTGGTTGGAGGAAGAATGGTATGAACCTACCCCGTTTGgttgttattgttaattatattttagatactagagaattgtttttttttttttcaaaaaaagacAATAACATAGTCAAAGCGCAATTTATTTGCCTAACCTGGTTACTGGCAGTAGAAGTGCATTACCACAAACCGTACAATGTTAGGAGGTTGAAATCTAGAGTCACCCTTGTTTTGTGTGTGTATTCATATTCTCTTTCATGTTTTCTGCTGCTAAAATTTTTGTGATGTTTATTCTATTCATATTTTGAACGCAGGCGGTTGAGCAGGTTTATCCATGCATAATTGAATTTCTGAGTAGTCACGACAAGTGATTTACACCATCAATTTCATCAAATGCATTGTTCTTTGACCATGCTTGATTACTAAATCCCAAAGAGGCATAGTATATCTTTTCTCATGTGCCTTTTGCACATCCATTTGGAGCTTATGCTTACACATGTGGGTGTGGATGTTACTCGCAGCATCACTATGTATATGTTACCGTACATAGTCTATACAAGAAAGTTGAGAGTTTAAGTTTATAGATCCTTTTGTGCTTTGAAGTTTTCCAAGGGTAGAGTGATAGGAATTATATACTTTTAAGATGAATCTGTAAGAACATAGTATTTGCTTGCGGCATAGTCCCTGATATCTGAATTGCTGTAAAAGTTGTGTAAATACCATGCCCTGCTCAAGTTTCTTCAATGAATTTGGACCAAGCCAACTGGTCAGGTTTTGGTAAGACTCACTTATCGATGTAATTCTTTCCTTTttcgaataataaaaaaaagaaaatgttttaTTTGTTcacttattattttgtttttaacagagatataaaaaatgagtaaactagtgCCTGCCTCTAATTATATACTTACTGTTGATTGGTTGATAACAAACAATAAATGATGCTCGTAGACATATCAaccatcaagaagaaagagtatATTGTAACTACATCCACAGTTTCTTTTAGCCGAAAAACATATTAAACTTACTGTTAAATTTTTTTACCGAAGATATAGAACATTTAGATATACAAAACATAACTCTAGATGTGGCTTTTAACTGCATAACTCGTAAGCACCATCAAAATGAGTGTTATAATAGAAGAAACTTACATGGTTACATCTCCTATAAATCCAGCTTGAGTTGTCATCTCGTTAGAGGAATCGTTAGACGTGCATGAAGGAGGAAACAGAAAAGTGCCTAAATGTTGGGTTATGAATGAACGGTGATTGATACCACCAACTATTAGTGCATAGTTTGTTCTATAATTCTTAAGACACCCTTTGCCAAAGAGGTTCATAGGGTAGGAACTAGGAGCATGTTTCTTGAAAGCTGAAGTAGTAGACACATTGTCGTCATTAGGAGCAAAAGTCAATAGCAATAGAATGAAAAAGCAAATACAATCCGTAATCAACACCTCTCAATTATCCTATTCATCAGCCACATTTGTGTACACTGACCACTGTTCTTGATCCTGACATCTTCAACAATAATCTAAATCAATCGTAGGTTGTACCTAGAATTTTGAAGTTCAAGATTAGTAACAGTCTGTCATATAATGAGTTCATGAATATATCTTATCCTGCTGAGACCCCTCCGGCATAGCTATCAAGATCCGGAAGATCCTGGCCGGTAGACACCAGCAGGAACTCTCCTTCGGCATTGCCATCAGGGAATGAGCCTGAACTAACTATATTATTTCTCAAATCTATCATCATGTACAACAAGTT includes:
- the LOC112712042 gene encoding uncharacterized protein isoform X2; this translates as MATIQSDILSAFCKASSTFRSVPRSIVFCRLISSPHRPSFRLRAFTNGGGGESSSPAAVKLPEKPSICTADELHYVSVSNSDWRLALWRYHPSPQAPRRNHPLLLLSGVGTNAIGYDLSPGSSFARYMSGQGFETWILELRGAGLSVNGSNSKDIQKSSQAISDRMEATSESASNSNGVVASEKELNNILDAISDKMESASKSASKSNGAVASEKELNNNSEAISESDTSSSLEVETGNGAVSEELTRLATVWDESKLVARLTETFMRLSERVSGFLSDNQSKIMSTKLLDQISKLLVDSPLYERFNEIRGKLSALLETGQNSGITNQITDLSQKLVKIIEESQLSVSPPLFDLQARFTSTIEDFQRQLDLMVKYDWDFDHYLEEDVPAAIEYIMNESKPKDGKLLAIGHSMGGILLYSMLSRFACEEKESRLAAVVTLASSLDYTSSKSTLKLLLPLADPAQALNVPVVPLGAMLAAAYPLSSRPPYVLSWLNTLISAEDMMDADLLKRLVLNNFCTIPAKLILQLTTAFRERGLCNRNGTFFYKDHIHKSNVPILAIAGDRDMICPPEAVEGG
- the LOC112712042 gene encoding uncharacterized protein isoform X1, with the protein product MATIQSDILSAFCKASSTFRSVPRSIVFCRLISSPHRPSFRLRAFTNGGGGESSSPAAVKLPEKPSICTADELHYVSVSNSDWRLALWRYHPSPQAPRRNHPLLLLSGVGTNAIGYDLSPGSSFARYMSGQGFETWILELRGAGLSVNGSNSKDIQKSSQAISDRMEATSESASNSNGVVASEKELNNILDAISDKMESASKSASKSNGAVASEKELNNNSEAISESDTSSSLEVETGNGAVSEELTRLATVWDESKLVARLTETFMRLSERVSGFLSDNQSKIMSTKLLDQISKLLVDSPLYERFNEIRGKLSALLETGQNSGITNQITDLSQKLVKIIEESQLSVSPPLFDLQARFTSTIEDFQRQLDLMVKYDWDFDHYLEEDVPAAIEYIMNESKPKDGKLLAIGHSMGGILLYSMLSRFACEEKESRLAAVVTLASSLDYTSSKSTLKLLLPLADPAQALNVPVVPLGAMLAAAYPLSSRPPYVLSWLNTLISAEDMMDADLLKRLVLNNFCTIPAKLILQLTTAFRERGLCNRNGTFFYKDHIHKSNVPILAIAGDRDMICPPEAVEETVKLIPDHLVTYKLFGEPEGPHYAHYDLVGGRMAVEQVYPCIIEFLSSHDK